The proteins below are encoded in one region of Cygnus olor isolate bCygOlo1 chromosome 19, bCygOlo1.pri.v2, whole genome shotgun sequence:
- the REXO4 gene encoding RNA exonuclease 4, whose product MAKRGPAKPGPAGPSPGARGKGRRKKFWRRPAQPAAPQGPKMAAALPRSPQEFSANWKALQELLKQKANNSDESHSACQTHTKKKHPLKEGTSQQVPASNGNEKVIKPKSANKKENSPAKDGPPLDKKKSKAVAVDKNLKPKSTNKMDNSSAKDNPPLAKPKSKKVATDKNLNGTKSTGKSCKEKRKNGNIEKEKGDVKHKKRKAEAVEQQPKEADIWFDDVDPKDIEAAIGPEAAEVARRKLGLETGRSEQSVERVLVKEKSSDGLTRTVAMDCEMVGVGPKGEDSIVARVSIVNQFGKCVYDKYVKPTEEVTDYRTAVSGIRPENVKTGEDFKTVQKEVADILNGRILVGHALHNDLKVLFLDHPKKKMRDTQKYKPFRQRVKSARPSLKLLCERLLNVQVQTSEHSSVQDAQAAMRLYTLEKKQWEAAIKNKSKDKL is encoded by the exons ATGGCAAAACGGGGCCCTGCGAAGCCCGGGCcggcggggccgagccccgGGGCCCGCGGGAAGGGtaggaggaagaaattctggCGGCGCCCCGCGCAGCCTGCCGCCCCGCAGGGCCCTAAGATGGCGGCGGCCCTGCCCCGCAGCCCGCAGGAGTTCTCCGCCAACTGGAAGGCGCTGCAGGAG CTATTgaaacaaaaggcaaataacTCGGATGAGTCCCACTCTGCATGtcaaacacacaccaaaaagaAGCATCCGCTCAAAGAGGGGACCAGCCAACAAGTTCCAGCTAGCAATGGGAATGAGAAAGTGATAAAGCCCAAATCCGcgaacaaaaaggaaaatagtcCTGCTAAAGACGGTCCTCCTTTGGATAAGAAAAAATCCAAGGCGGTTGCAGTGGACAAGAATTTAAAGCCCAAATCCACAAATAAAATGGACAACAGTTCTGCAAAAGACAATCCTCCTTTGGCTAAGCCAAAATCCAAGAAGGTTGCAACGGACAAGAATTTAAATGGCAccaaaagcactggaaaaagctgcaaggaaaaaaggaagaatggcAATATTGAAAAGGAGAAGGGTGATGTAAAACATAAGAAGAGGAAAGCTGAAGCTGTGGAGCAGCAGCCCAAAGA GGCTGACATCTGGTTTGATGATGTTGATCCAAAAGATATTGAAGCAGCCATAGGACCTGAAGCAGCAGAAGTTGCTAGAAGAAAACTGGGACTTGAAACAGGCCGATCCGAACAGTCCGTGGAGCGGGTGCtggttaaagaaaaatcttctgatGG tctgacAAGAACTGTAGCTATGGACTGTGAGATGGTGGGAGTGGGACCAAAGGGTGAAGACAGTATTGTGGCTCGAGTGTCCATTGTCAACCAGTTTGGAAAGTGCGTTTATGACAAGTATGTCAAACCTACAGAAGAGGTGACGGATTACAGAACTGCTGTTAGTGGCATACGTCCTGAGAATGTAAAGACAG gtgaagattttaaaacagttcaGAAGGAGGTTGCTGATATCTTGAATGGAAGGATTTTAGTTGGGCATGCTTTACACAATGACCTAAAG GTCCTATTTCTTGATCATCCTAAGAAGAAAATGCGCgacacacaaaaatataaaccTTTCAGGCAGAGAGTCAAG tctgCACGGCCATCATTGAAGCTGCTCTGTGAAAGACTGCTAAATGTTCAAGTGCAGACATCAGAGCACAGCTCG gtTCAGGATGCGCAAGCAGCCATGAGACTGTACACCTTAGAGAAAAAGCAATGGGAAGCTGCTATTAAGAACAAATCTAAAGACAAACTGTAA